The proteins below come from a single Maylandia zebra isolate NMK-2024a linkage group LG23, Mzebra_GT3a, whole genome shotgun sequence genomic window:
- the xirp2a gene encoding uncharacterized protein xirp2a isoform X1 has translation MEIQSGNREEVASVTSGSVSQSPSGLQVEASDDPVLREDLQAKRIERFDIPLDSLKRMFEKPAVGNTEVPAIHTYPAKRVSSSLAQTDLSTDHAMDSPQDASITAGSTGRHPKERAPSAEDQEAESVSVKERLAMYQAAVSKKESSSSSSAVMMHESEACSLPGGLASVKRQFENQEFAASSSQSTITQVHFQQRSVQEMSSSSEVTARSSARELTPTTALSLEEASHNQRVHQNDAAASYGNHYNETVMLVRGEDVPKVSTQALKQQYEKTIEEATPAKEIKVDVDFDKFQWAPVNQSSKKSAMTRYEASSTVKTASVSSVASASTVASEVTDHFPPPPANLLQVSQKVPDHIVSPQPQESTSQHKYTINREQYLKHKSMAEIKRLYKHIHPEVRKNLEVDILSQLSETEMTELESKEGVGDVQQVCYMFENDGNSSSKCSSPDREYLEWDEILKGEVQSMRWMFENKPLDTIKDDTPDENDEKTIAQQEIIAGKDVRYTAWMFETQPIDTLGAETSDTTEQSQKQTDLARGDVRTATWLFETQPLDYLNKIYQEDEQETDACVTKDITGGDVKTARYLFETQHLDWLGKTETIEESHFLNLKSELEEIKGNVKTTSRMFDTLPMCVIRGDSGEMLEITTIRREETEKGDVKTSRWMFETQPLDMINRDPAKVKLICGISMEDNIQGGVNKGRWLFETKTLDTIKDEEWESSKKEKDEIIGADVRNHCLVFETQPMDTLKDNANARPLPSEEIVGGDVQSAKHLFETVPMENLKELVEVGKLKKTMATEEEKGDVRHQRWVFESQPLENIREEKKEITRTVNIEALDKGDVTNYKERFESMDLSKCEGMQKIQVEGVTSGYVKSNRVLFESTPLYAMQDSSGHYHEVRTVRREEIVKGDVRSCRWMFETRPIDEFDESISKFQIIKGISKQEIESGDVKTAKWLFETQPLDTIQFFGNFENEDNKTNKSIQIEKGDVKTCRWLFETQPMDVLYEKVDKSESDVEEVQKGDVKTCTWLFETQTLDNIRDHSESETILKTCTVKQEDVQGKDVRLARFLFETENLENITGEDSSSFRRVTEIDIQSGDVSRMKYIFENCSSDIMSSTSEETMQKLKVQQAQDLQRGNVVNCTWKFENQPIDAIRDEGTEAREIRTVTDVQGGDVDKGRFIFETFSLDQIKEESTESDISKLSSIFRDEIEKGDVKNYTMMFETQPLYAICDKEGHYHEVTTVTKEEIMRGDVVGARWLFETKPLDSIRDSEEVYVIKAVTEEGISKKDVSSARWRFETQPLDEITEEIKVRSKTVEDIQGGDVKKNKQRFETDEMSQKYIRTVSMSEIQKGDVRAATWMFETRTIDEIRSDGAEYDGMERVTKEEVMKGDVKQSVWLFEKQPLDRIKESDGTDLVVIKEEIPQADVKTTTWLFESTPFHEFNESNVEKTEIIGKSVKETLEELYSQKMVDSQGILIEADEIGDVRMAKYKLMNQETPQIQKEEIIRGDLSNIMMNLLNRRETTERVITIDEEERGDISTTVMQLFNQERGINVEKEEIIRGDIQEAMSNLLKREGSSKRGILIQEDEKGDVRMTIYSLLNKEERAGMEKEDIIQGNVSKTLYRLLSNSDGEDSKKIKVLDTERGNVSFYSTCIESGALDYLRQLQYESDELQEKVQKERIIGGDIEETKILLRKNQQEIGRTVTEDDIVPGDVHSIVKVFMTEPTVTYRNLEKKDIVKGNLSAALDSLTQAINQKVVIEKEEVVKGDIPTTMKSLEEAQNQAKEMEKPEIIKGDIRGALESLEKSASSKTDAAVEDLVPGDIKGTLKSLEEAKQAVKEVEKEEIVKGNIHTAMQSLHEASNEKKVYQHQVSEQGDVKATIQLLLQPTTSPRMQHRGSHEGDVKTSIKSLYEGQEMTQVENEDVVKGDVQGTIKCLMQKKQYSKPKRMYPAKKGKAPMQNTLTVKQEKHECAHEVKSESVAVSPAPAVKNLSLSGESQKHTQKQHENKSLKTQVITQEDRSVTVAKTDNPAGASQLKSTKEQKQKIQATKPVMIKNKQMINKDQTDVRAADVSVVKEEQSTSQANISNRQMCETKTIKQVHTTVTEKTVVHKQNITEQVSMCQKQTENKALVQKQNVKNMKVDNHSLDMRGKGVNKKPVKPEIHFPPPPSSPPPPSESELSLPPPPSPVTESPTPPMYRPSMMRQDSDLPPPPPPPPPPMECIKSEPEFFPLPPPPPPPPSASAQDFLPPPPSQQELNAMPQPSPARPGKPISRPLFKVPKQPEPQQPIQVKPKWQKKQPTPPPPPPQLPPEQEKAVSTVKKVEAKVKEVKQEITQQVEISNQTESTAMSQTKVSSIPVAKSVQKQSPQPPKKVFVPPIKLPPTPDPDSASKARPYARKFKTPLMFAEERYRQERLEKDEMERSKVNTPTSPPSNIQSFDANAQHPAAENTEKKVDIATIEKAEKAKTVSKQAIAVQDMPSKKATSQIPLSKPLISVVNKKAAAGSSNVSRQQSSEKNLAFAEVNKKGQTTSANQTASVSHAHHEVLQNEVQLCSNLATFSVQEQQQIIKKSSTKSVTATQGAAHENVDLQGQVTLKAEDVRNINVPLTQVEKISPPQPTKIPKVTPSFKVKTFKMPVEKKEEKSDSLGQKKSEMNLQQEKSNVSQKSETKVSLEGNLLISTRTEVKTEVKGKEKKSQVTQPVKEVEVDVHTRKGKQVQKHETEVKLSPSVTVLTPKVAKITCEATQQGQGHVAVSHSQQSVKTEEIQRQEEVVVTESVVQQRLQRQEAVQMQKQQMKLQAVEINKTQIKAGKSKGEPKDVSVKGAGKISHKDEAYHEDITDLEKCTVTHKLLTQMKELEGAPSKIDSSTVRTILSEVPDWIMGSDEKKNLSEIAKQQSKKKLKEMMVYVKNIIETKLAFFEKNLTTVEKEERKDKDNQPVPPPVPPRPEKKVFGGATAKISKISTGSSSAEKKVVEEKKSPQENRVHKELSEGADHRVSSPLASIRTPSPTFISIESRRVDSPLRVTPSPPPYKSIGTPPPHHGKSHTPTSTFSRATPSPTLSRSEKLVKLGDATSKLSHIITLPPLVPVPECFAAEKERTSPFRDMETLIERNEQGLTDVAEMVDSMMTVKDKKSFFEEAQRAEVKKMYIRKDPIDIPERLGPDSEEVTEAVAIDILKEDLPRVDLSKLVNRFESPKPKVYTRKDPIVIAERLGSDTEETETEPHAPRTEDIPTLNVKAIKDVFETGEHSSQAARELREQIERREPEAACSGQAGHSEATSVTEQFCTIDNFGNMTRQMKSEVHSGSSLTRGNPPSYADVVRGRVPTVAVPPEASSEELLRNFQQSWAESQGVFQNLGFSVMEQRTSQIITHQQQSVVTENSNSRVRTVQGMSEESVPHGISDCGQTKLP, from the exons ATGATGCATGAGTCAGAGGCTTGTTCGCTGCCTGGAGGGCTGGCCAGTGTGAAGAGACAGTTTGAGAACCAGGAGTTTGCCGCCTCCTCCTCTCAGTCTACCATCACCCAGGTTCACTTCCAGCAGAGATCTGTCCAG GAGATGTCAAGCTCCTCCGAGGTGACAGCGAGAAGCAGTGCCAGAGAGCTCACCCCCACCACAGCCCTCTCTCTCGAAGAG GCGAGCCACAATCAAAGAGTCCACCAGAACGACGCGGCTGCCAGTTACGGGAACCACTACAATGAAACAG TTATGCTTGTCAGAGGAGAGGACGTACCAAAGGTTTCCACTCAGGCTTTGAAGCAGCAGTATGAAAAAACGATTGAGGAAGCTACACCAGCCAAGGAAATTAAG GTTGATGTGGATTTTGACAAGTTTCAGTGGGCACCAGTGAACCAGTCCTCTAAAAAATCTGCTATGACAAGATATGAAGCTTCTTCCACTGTAAAGACAGCTTCTGTTTCATCAGTAGCATCTGCTTCAACAGTGGCTTCTGAGGTGACAGACCATTTCCCTCCTCCACCCGCAAACCTGCTGCAGGTGTCACAAAAAGTCCCAGACCACATTGTCTCTCCTCAGCCTCAGGAGTCGACATCTCAACATAAGTATACTATTAACAGGGAACAGTACTTAAAACACAAGAGCATGGCTGAAATAAAGCGCctctacaaacacatacaccCAGAAGTGCGCAAAAACCTTGAAGTTGACATTTTAAGTCAGCTCAGTGAAACAGAAATGACAGAGTTGGAGAGCAAGGAAGGGGTGGGTGACGTCCAGCAGGTGTGCTATATGTTTGAAAATGATGGCAACAGCTCCAGTAAGTGTTCGAGCCCTGACAGAGAATACCTGGAGTGGGATGAGATCCTTAAAGGTGAAGTGCAGTCCATGCGCTGGATGTTTGAAAACAAACCCTTAGATACGATTAAAGACGATACCCCTGATGAGAATGATGAGAAGACTATTGCCCAGCAGGAAATCATTGCTGGCAAAGATGTCAGATACACAGCTTGGATGTTCGAGACGCAGCCTATAGACACTCTGGGCGCAGAAACATCCGATACAACTGAGCAATCGCAAAAACAGACCGATCTAGCAAGAGGAGATGTCCGTACTGCGACGTGGCTCTTTGAAACGCAGCCGCTTGATTATCTGAATAAGATCTACCAAGAAGATGAACAGGAGACGGATGCTTGTGTGACTAAAGACATTACTGGTGGAGATGTGAAAACCGCCAGGTATCTGTTTGAGACCCAGCATCTGGATTGGTTGGGTAAAACAGAAACAATCGAGGAGAGTCACTTCCTCAACCTGAAGTCTGAGCTGGAAGAAATTAAGGGCAATGTGAAGACAACGTCCCGCATGTTTGACACACTGCCCATGTGTGTCATCAGAGGCGATTCAGGAGAGATGCTGGAAATCACTACCATTCGCAGAGAGGAGACAGAAAAAGGAGATGTGAAGACATCACGTTGGATGTTTGAAACCCAGCCTCTGGATATGATCAACAGAGACCCTGCCAAAGTAAAGCTGATATGTGGGATTTCTATGGAGGATAACATTCAAGGTGGTGTGAACAAAGGTAGATGGCTTTTCGAGACAAAGACACTCGACACAATCAAGGATGAAGAATGGGAGAGctcaaagaaggaaaaagatgAAATAATTGGAGCTGATGTAAGGAACCACTGTCTTGTTTTCGAGACTCAGCCTATGGATACTCTGAAAGATAATGCCAATGCTCGACCTTTACCCTCTGAGGAGATTGTAGGAGGTGATGTTCAATCAGCCAAACATCTGTTTGAAACAGTACCGATGGAAAATCTGAAAGAGCTGGTTGAAGTAGGAAAACTTAAGAAAACAATggcaacagaagaagaaaagggtGACGTGAGGCATCAAAGGTGGGTGTTTGAAAGTCAGCCCTTGGAGAATATAAgggaggagaaaaaggagatTACAAGAACTGTGAATATTGAAGCGCTTGACAAAGGGGATGTGACAAACTACAAAGAAAGGTTTGAAAGCATGGATTTAAGTAAATGTGAGGGAATGCAGAAAATTCAGGTCGAAGGTGTCACAAGTGGCTATGTCAAGTCCAACAGAGTTCTCTTTGAATCAACCCCATTGTATGCTATGCAAGACAGCTCTGGCCATTACCATGAGGTAAGGACTGTGAGGCGTGAGGAGATTGTGAAAGGAGACGTTCGCAGTTGCAGATGGATGTTCGAGACGCGTCCTATTGATGAATTTGATGAAAGCATTAGTAAGTTTCAGATCATAAAGGGCATATCTAAACAGGAAATTGAGTCAGGGGATGTCAAAACAGCCAAGTGGCTGTTTGAAACCCAACCACTTGACACCATTCAATTTTTCGGTAATTTTGAGAATGAAGATAATAAAACTAACAAAAGTATTCAGATTGAGAAAGGAGATGTAAAGACTTGTAGGTGGCTATTTGAAACTCAGCCAATGGATGTTTTGTATGAAAAAGTGGATAAGAGTGAGTCCGATGTTGAAGAAGTGCAAAAAGGTGACGTGAAAACATGTACTTGGCTCTTTGAGACACAGACACTAGACAACATACGAGATCATTCAGAGTCAGAGACCATCCTGAAGACCTGCACTGTAAAGCAGGAGGATGTTCAGGGAAAAGACGTGCGGCTGGCTCGCTTCCTCTTTGAAACAGAGAATCTGGAAAACATCACTGGGGAGGACAGCAGCTCTTTCAGGAGAGTCACAGAAATCGACATCCAGTCCGGTGATGTTTCCAGGATGAAGTACATCTTTGAGAATTGCTCCTCTGACATTATGAGCTCCACCTCTGAGGAGACAATGCAGAAGCTGAAGGTGCAACAAGCTCAGGACCTCCAGAGGGGAAATGTGGTCAACTGCACTTGGAAGTTCGAGAACCAGCCGATTGATGCGATCCGTGATGAAGGCACTGAGGCAAGGGAAATTCGCACAGTAACTGATGTTCAGGGAGGTGATGTTGATAAAGGCCGCTTTATTTTTGAGACATTCTCTCTGGATCAAATTAAAGAGGAGTCCACTGAGAGTGATATTTCAAAACTCTCCAGTATCTTTAGAGATGAAATAGAGAAAGGGGATGTGAAAAATTACACCATGATGTTTGAAACCCAGCCTCTCTATGCCATCTGTGACAAAGAAGGCCACTATCATGAAGTAACTACAGTTACTAAAGAAGAAATCATGAGAGGAGATGTGGTGGGGGCCCGATGGCTGTTTGAGACAAAGCCTTTGGATTCAATTAGAGATTCTGAGGAGGTGTATGTTATTAAAGCTGTGACTGAGGAAGGTATCAGCAAAAAGGATGTTAGCTCTGCCAGGTGGAGGTTTGAAACGCAACCTCTGGACGAAATTACAGAGGAGATAAAAGTGAGGTCAAAGACAGTTGAAGATATCCAAGGCGGCGATGTGAAGAAAAATAAGCAGCGTTTTGAGACTGATGAGATGTCTCAAAAGTACATCAGAACTGTTAGCATGAGTGAAATCCAAAAAGGCGACGTTAGAGCTGCCACATGGATGTTTGAAACCCGCACGATTGATGAGATACGCAGTGATGGCGCAGAGTATGATGGCATGGAAAGAGTGACAAAAGAGGAAGTAATGAAAGGGGATGTCAAGCAGTCTGTGTGGCTCTTTGAGAAGCAGCCGCTTGATAGAATCAAAGAGAGTGATGGCACAGATCTTGTTGTGATAAAGGAGGAAATCCCACAGGCTGATGTGAAGACGACAACATGGCTGTTTGAAAGCACTCCATTTCATGAATTCAATGAGAGCAATGTGGAAAAGACAGAGATAATTGGTAAAAGTGTCAAAGAAACACTTGAGGAACTTTATTCTCAGAAAATGGTGGACTCACAGGGTATTCTTATTGAAGCGGATGAGATTGGAGATGTCCGCATGGCAAAGTATAAACTCATGAACCAGGAGACTCCTCAGATCCAAAAAGAAGAGATTATTAGAGGGGATCTGAGCAACATAATGATGAACCTCCTGAACCGCAGGGAGACCACTGAAAGGGTCATAACTATCGACGAGGAGGAGCGTGGGGACATCAGCACCACTGTGATGCAGCTATTCAACCAGGAAAGGGGAATCAATGTTGAGAAAGAGGAAATTATCCGTGGTGACATTCAAGAGGCCATGAGCAATCTCCTCAAGAGGGAAGGCTCCTCCAAGCGTGGCATTCTGATTCAAGAGGATGAGAAAGGAGACGTTAGGATGACTATCTACTCTCTTTTAAATAAGGAGGAGAGGGCTGGCATGGAAAAAGAGGATATCATTCAAGGAAATGTCAGCAAAACTCTTTATCGCCTTCTCTCCAACTCAGATGGAGAAGACTCTAAAAAGATAAAGGTTTTAGACACGGAGCGGGGTAATGTCAGCTTTTACTCCACATGCATTGAGTCCGGAGCTTTGGATTACCTGAGGCAGCTCCAGTATGAATCGGATGAACTCCAAGAAAAAGTCCAAAAAGAGCGCATTATAGGCGGCGACATCGAGGAGACCAAAATATTGCTGCGGAAGAATCAGCAAGAGATCGGTCGCACAGTAACAGAGGATGATATAGTTCCTGGTGATGTGCACAGCATTGTTAAGGTTTTTATGACAGAGCCTACTGTCACATACAGAAATCTAGAGAAAAAGGACATTGTTAAAGGCAACCTCAGTGCAGCTTTGGATTCACTGACCCAAGCCATCAATCAGAAAGTGGTAATAGAGAAAGAGGAGGTGGTAAAAGGAGACATACCCACTACTATGAAGTCTCTGGAGGAGGCCCAGAATCAAGCCAAAGAAATGGAAAAGCCTGAAATCATCAAAGGAGACATCAGGGGGGCTCTCGAGTCACTGGAGAAATCTGCGTCCAGCAAAACCGACGCAGCTGTTGAAGATTTAGTGCCAGGTGATATTAAGGGCACCTTGAAGTCCCTCGAGGAGGCAAAGCAAGCTGTGAAAGAGGTGGAAAAAGAGGAGATTGTTAAAGGAAATATCCACACAGCCATGCAAAGTTTACATGAGGCATCAAACGAGAAAAAGGTTTATCAGCACCAAGTGAGCGAGCAAGGTGATGTTAAAGCCACCATCCAGCTCTTGCTGCAGCCAACAACGTCCCCAAGAATGCAACACAGAGGGAGCCATGAAGGGGATGTGAAAACATCCATTAAATCGCTTTATGAAGGACAGGAGATGACACAGGTGGAAAACGAAGATGTTGTGAAAGGTGACGTTCAAGGGACAATAAAGTGCCTAATGCAAAAAAAGCAGTATTCAAAACCCAAGCGCATGTATCCTGCCAAGAAGGGAAAAGCGCCCATGCAAAACACATTAACTGTAAAACAAGAGAAGCATGAATGTGCACATGAAGTTAAGAGCGAGAGTGTTGCAGTCAGTCCAGCCCCCGCTGTGAAAAACCTCTCTCTGAGTGGTGAGTCACAGaagcacacacagaagcagcatGAAAACAAATCGTTGAAAACACAGGTAATAACCCAAGAGGACCGCTCTGTTACTGTAGCCAAAACAGACAATCCTGCAGGGGCCTCTCAACTGAAGAGCACGaaagaacagaaacagaaaatacagGCAACCAAGCCTGTTATGATAAAGAATAAACAAATGATTAATAAAGATCAAACAGATGTGAGGGCTGCTGATGTGTCGGTGGTGAAAGAGGAGCAAAGCACATCACAGGCGAACATTTCAAACAGGCAAATGTGTGAGACAAAGACGATCAAACAGGTGCACACTACGGTGACGGAGAAAACTGTTGTGCACAAGCAAAATATAACGGAGCAGGTGTCAATGTGtcaaaagcaaacagaaaataaGGCTCTCGTACAAAAACAGAACGTAAAGAATATGAAGGTGGATAACCATAGCCTTGACATGAGAGGGAAAGGTGTGAATAAAAAGCCAGTGAAGCCAGAGATTCACTTTCCCCCTCCTCCGTCCTCGCCGCCTCCCCCATCAGAGTCTGAGCTCTCCCTCCCTCCACCGCCTTCACCAGTGACTGAGAGCCCAACACCCCCCATGTACCGGCCTTCGATGATGAGGCAAGACAGCGACCTCCCTCCCCCACCTCCACCGCCTCCACCTCCTATGGAATGCATAAAGTCTGAGCCCGAATTTTTccctcttcctccacctcctccaccaccaccctctGCGAGCGCACAAGATTTTCTCCCTCCACCTCCCTCACAGCAGGAGCTTAATGCAATGCCGCAGCCTTCCCCTGCAAGGCCAGGGAAACCCATTAGCAGACCTTTATTCAAAGTGCCCAAGCAACCAGAACCACAGCAGCCCATACAAGTTAAGCCCAAATGGCAGAAAAAACAACCCACTCCTCCGCCGCCTCCACCTCAGCTCCCTCCTGAGCAAGAAAAAGCTGTGTCAACAGTCAAGAAAGTAGAAGCTAAAGTTAAGgaggtgaaacaggaaataaCCCAACAGGTTGAAATCAGCAATCAGACTGAGTCAACAGCAATGTCCCAGACAAAAGTATCAAGCATTCCAGTTGCAAAATCAGTCCAAAAGCAAAGCCCACAGCCACCTAAAAAAGTATTTGTTCCTCCAATTAAACTGCCTCCAACTCCAGACCCTGATTCAGCATCCAAAGCTAGACCTTATGCTCGCAAATTTAAAACCCCACTCATGTTTGCAGAGGAAAGGTACCGCCAAGAAaggctggagaaggatgaaatGGAGAGGAGTAAAGTGAATACCCCCACTTCTCCCCCAAGTAATATACAGTCATTTGATGCTAATGCTCAGCATCCTGCAGCAgaaaacactgagaaaaaagTAGATATAGCGACAATAGAAAAGGCCGAAAAAGCTAAAACTGTTTCCAAACAAGCAATAGCGGTCCAGGACATGCCTTCTAAGAAAGCCACTTCCCAAATCCCTTTGAGCAAACCTTTGATCTCAGTGGTAAATAAGAAAGCAGCTGCTGGATCTTCAAATGTTTCCAGACAGCAATCCTCGGAAAAAAATCTAGCCTTTGCCGAAGTTAATAAAAAGGGACAAACTACATCCGCCAATCAGACTGCTTCTGTTTCTCATGCTCACCATGAGGTTTTACAAAATGAAGTCCAGTTGTGCTCGAACTTGGCCACTTTTTCAGTCcaagagcagcagcagattaTTAAGAAATCTAGCACCAAGTCTGTTACTGCCACACAGGGAGCAGCCCATGAAAATGTAGATCTTCAAGGCCAGGTCACATTGAAAGCTGAAGATGTAAGGAATATTAATGTGCCTTTGACTCAGGTGGAGAAAATTAGTCCCCCTCAACCCACTAAAATTCCAAAGGTGACTCCAAGTTTCAAGGTAAAAACCTTTAAGATGCCGGTggagaagaaagaagagaaaagtgacAGTTTGGgacaaaagaaaagtgaaatgaaTTTACAGCAAGAGAAAAGTAATGTGTCACAGAAAAGTGAAACCAAAGTGAGTCTGGAAGGCAACCTGCTAATTTCCACGAGAACTGAGGTGAAAACAGAAGtgaaaggaaaagagaaaaaaagccaaGTGACCCAACCTGTGAAGGAAGTTGAAGTAGACGTTCACACAAGAAAGGGAAAGCAGGTGCAAAAACATGAGACAGAAGTAAAACTGTCGCCATCAGTTACTGTGTTAACACCCAAGGTGGCTAAGATAACATGTGAAGCAACCCAACAGGGACAAGGCCATGTAGCTGTCTCCCACAGTCAGCAGAGCGTGAAGACAGAGGAGATTCAAAGACAAGAGGAGGTGGTTGTGACTGAGAGTGTGGTACAGCAAAGGCTTCAGAGGCAAGAGGCTGTTCAGATGCAAAAACAGCAAATGAAGCTGCAAGCGGTGGAGATAAATAAAACTCAGATCAAAGCAGGAAAGTCAAAAGGTGAGCCTAAGGATGTGTCTGTGAAAGGGGCAGGCAAAATTTCCCACAAAGACGAGGCTTACCATGAAGACATCACCGATTTAGAGAAATGCACTGTAACTCATAAGCTGCTCACTCAAATGAAAGAGCTGGAGGGCGCGCCAAGCAAAATAGACTCCAGCACTGTCAGGACGATTTTAAGTGAAGTCCCTGACTGGATAATGGGCTCAGATGAGAAGAAGAATTTAAGTGAAATTGCTAAGCAGCAAAGCAAGAAAAAGTTGAAAGAGATGATGGTTTATGTCAAAAATATAATTGAAACAAAGCTCGCATTTTTTGAGAAAAACCTGACAACAGTGgaaaaggaggaaagaaaagacaaagacaaccAGCCCGTGCCACCGCCAGTGCCTCCAAGACCAGAGAAGAAAGTTTTCGGTGGGGCGACTGCAAAGATATCAAAGATAAGCACTGGCTCCTCCAGTGCTGAAAAGAAAGTAGTGGAAGAGAAAAAGTCCCCTCAGGAGAACAGAGTGCATAAGGAGCTGAGTGAAGGAGCCGATCACAGGGTGTCCTCTCCATTAGCAAGCATCCGCACTCCATCTCCTACTTTTATTAGTATTGAGTCCAGGAGAGTTGACTCGCCACTCAGAGTGACACCTTCTCCTCCACCCTACAAATCAATCGGAACCCCTCCACCACATCATGGCAAGTCACATACGCCTACATCTACCTTTAGCAGGGCCACACCTTCTCCCACACTGAGTCGCTCAGAGAAGCTGGTGAAACTGGGGGATGCCACATCAAAGCTTTCTCACATTATCACCCTTCCTCCTCTCGTGCCAGTTCCCGAATGTTTTGCTGctgaaaaagagcgaacatccCCGTTTAGAGACATGGAGACCCTCATTGAGAGAAACGAGCAAGGCTTGACGGATGTCGCAGAAATGGTGGATTCCATGATGACAGTGAAGGATAAAAAGTCTTTCTTTGAGGAGGCCCAGAGAGCGGAGGTTAAAAAGATGTACATCCGGAAGGATCCAATAGATATCCCTGAGCGGTTGGGACCTGATAGTGAGGAAGTCACTGAAGCCGTTGCCATAGATATTCTTAAAGAGGATCTCCCTAGAGTTGACTTGTCAAAGCTCGTAAACAGATTTGAATCTCCGAAACCAAAAGTTTACACCAGAAAAGATCCTATTGTAATAGCAGAGAGGCTGGGGAGTGacacagaggaaacagagactgAACCACATGCGCCAAGAACCGAAGACATCCCCACACTCAATGTCAAAGCAATCAAGGATGTGTTCGAGACAGGAGAGCATAGTTCTCAAGCAGCCAGAGAGCTTAGAGAACAAATAGAAAGAAGAGAACCTGAAGCAGCCTGCTCCGGGCAGGCGGGTCACTCTGAAGCGACATCAGTCACTGAGCAATTCTGCACCATTGATAACTTTGGAAATATGACAAGACAGATGAAGAGCGAGGTGCATTCTGGGAGTTCCCTGACCCGTGGTAACCCTCCGTCCTACGCAGACGTTGTGAGGGGAAGAGTTCCTACTGTTGCTGTGCCCCCTGAGGCCTCCTCCGAAGAACTGCTGAGAAACTTCCAGCAATCATGGGCTGAAAGCCAAGGAGTTTTCCAGAACCTGGGCTTCAGTGTCATGGAGCAGAGGACTTCGCAGATTATAACGCACCAGCAGCAGAGTGTCGTGACGG AAAATTCGAATTCCAGAGTCCGAACTGTGCAGGGCATGTCGGAAGAGAGTGTACCCCATGGAATCTCTGATTGCGGACAAACAAAACTTCCATAA